The Arachis hypogaea cultivar Tifrunner chromosome 16, arahy.Tifrunner.gnm2.J5K5, whole genome shotgun sequence genome contains a region encoding:
- the LOC112757639 gene encoding transcription factor MYC2-like → MSSSGLSSLWLPPPQSAASTSTSAAPPPQQQQPPPPPPFNQETLQRRLQALIEGARESWTYAIFWQCSYDYSNGLTLLGWGEGYYKGEEDKGKAIKTTSFEQQQHRKKVLRELNSLISGPSASESWPLSSADQGENDPFSLWLNDPSSSAGGIETVANNKTVPVISNPGTSIVVTKALKNPQQNQGFVLKELNFSSSLKPESGEILSFGENKKGSYGVNSNNGGNNLFSVQSQSQFVSNESKKRRSPTSRSSIEDGILSFTSSVILPASNVKSGGGGGGDSDHSDLEASVVKEAVEPEKRPRKRGRKPAKRKGGAAQCNDAVSVAGRGF, encoded by the coding sequence ATGAGCTCCTCCGGCCTCTCCTCTCTCTGGCTCCCTCCGCCACAATCCGccgcctccacctccacctccgcAGCACCACCACcacagcaacaacaaccacctcctcCGCCGCCGTTCAACCAGGAAACCCTTCAGCGTCGACTCCAAGCCCTAATCGAAGGCGCAAGAGAGAGCTGGACCTACGCAATCTTCTGGCAGTGCTCCTACGACTACTCCAACGGCCTCACACTCTTAGGTTGGGGCGAGGGTTACTACAAAGGCGAAGAAGATAAAGGCAAAGCCATAAAAACGACATCGTTTGAGCAGCAGCAACACCGTAAGAAGGTCCTTAGAGAATTAAACTCTTTAATTTCAGGTCCTTCAGCTTCTGAATCCTGGCCCTTGAGTTCTGCAGATCAAGGAGAGAACGATCCTTTTTCGTTGTGGCTCAACGACCCTTCTTCTTCGGCTGGTGGGATCGAAACGGTTGCCAACAACAAAACGGTGCCGGTTATATCCAATCCTGGCACCTCCATCGTGGTAACCAAAGCTCTGAAGAATCCGCAACAGAATCAGGGATTTGTGCTGAAGGAATTGAATTTCTCGAGCTCGTTGAAGCCGGAATCTGGTGAGATTCTGAGTTTCGGAGAGAATAAGAAGGGTTCTTATGGTGTAAACAGTAATAACGGTGGAAACAATTTGTTCTCTGTTCAGTCTCAGTCGCAGTTTGTCTCCAATGAGAGCAAGAAGAGGAGATCCCCTACTTCGCGGAGCAGCATTGAGGATGGAATACTGTCTTTTACTTCCAGCGTGATCTTGCCGGCTTCCAATGTGAAGTCCGGTGGTGGCGGAGGCGGAGATTCAGATCATTCGGATTTGGAAGCTTCTGTGGTGAAGGAGGCCGTTGAGCCGGAGAAGAGGCCGCGAAAGAGAGGGAGGAAGCCGGCAAAACGGAAGGGAGGAGCCGCCCAATGCAACGACGCCGTTTCAGTTGCAGGGAGGGGGTTTTGA